CGGTCCCGGAAACCAGATCCACGACCTCCACCGCGTCTCCGGCGTCGGAAGTAATCTCCTTCTCGAAGCTCTTCATGAAAGAGTCTAGATCTTCCCTCGCCGTACAAAACTCAGCCTCATCATCGTCATCGTCCAAACTGTCCAGAAGATTCTCCCTCAGCCTCTTCACCTCCGGCGAGTCTACATCCGATCTGGGATTCACAGTCTCATCCCGCAACCGCTTCTTACCGTTCATATCCTCCATTAAAAGGTAATAAatgcttttcaaacaacaaGAAATTCCAACATATCGAGAAAAATTTCTAGAGAGATGATTGGTGTGATCGAAGGTGTCGAAATGAGGAGAAATTTATAGGGGCAAAAATATACGAGACTAATGACGGTGACGTGGGAATACATTTCAAATATTcaatccttttttttttctctctttttatattattattattatatatctgttctattttattaaagtcgATGACATGATAGTTACGTCTAAGAAGAACATCGACTTTTTTTTCAACTTGATACTAATATTAtacttttgttttgttttgtttttttaattttcaacacatacttttatttttattttataattcaaatatcaatttagtggtatcataatttgtcaaatttcattttagtcaatcgataatgataaaaatattgtatACACATGCATCGCGTGTATAGATTAACTAATATGTAATAAAGTGAGattgaatatataaatttagtaattatttttttagattAAATTAAAGctatcaaatatttaaaataaagttttccaaatTCGATCCCAAATCGTGGGCTGAAAAAAGATGCTTCAACCGCCTTTTTTTTTCTCTGGTAGAATCTAGTATTCCATATTTATTTAcgaaatataaaataaacagataaatataattttaaaaaataaaataatttctttttttaaaaaaaaaaaatgatgtcGACAAATTTGAGTAGATGGGACCAAAATCACGGATGTCGCGGGCAAATGTGGACTAGGCTGCTTTTTCATTGACGTGTTTGCTAATCCACTGTGTCCTCCTCTGTCAGTGTGTGTGtttcatacatttatttttcctCGCGGAATTTTGGTTAAattggattttaattttaagttgGAGTCCGGCAAACGTTGGAGGGCCCCACAAGGGATCGAATTTTTTTCCACCTCCATTTTTTCtgcttttctttttcttgttgTTTTGGTTGTTTGTTGGGTTCGGGAGGTTTGGATTTTAGGTGCGTTGGACGTTAAATAGGTATGTAAGATATCAAAAAAGTAATATTAAATTAGTATATtatttcatattcaattcaaatATAAACCCAAGTCaatataaacttaaaggaaATTGTCAATAGTCATCATAACTCATCagtctttatttatttatataacaaTTTTAAATTGAAGTGTAACCAGTTTTTAGTGACTGAAATCTAAGTCAATTCCCAGTCGTTTACATCTTCGTGGAGAATGGGGCACaccttttaaaattatattctaTATTTTAGATAAtgactaaaattttaaattcactcgaattttttttaatattatttgcgAATATTTCATTGTAGTTTTTTGAAAATACagaactttttttaaaatttgtgtagaaataataatttatatatatataattatataataaatggTATTGGCAGCTGGTATACAATTTGACTGTTCAATATTTTGTAGGAAGTGGAATATTGATTGAGTGGCGGCAAGAAAACCCATGTAGCGTCCATTATCATCAACTATATACTAAATTACCTACAAAACAATCAAATTGATTAAGattgatgatttttttaaaaaaaaattcgtaACTAAAGTATATCTCAAATTAGGAGAAATATGAAATTACTCAGTCAAATTTTACGTTCTATTTCAaattaaggcaaaaacttgtgttagacggtctcacgggtcgtattttgtaggacatatttcttatttgggtcatccatgaaaaaacatTATTCTTATGACTCGTCCtccagataaagatttgtgagatcgtctcacaagagacctactctcaaattaaatataattgtttggttatattttctttttttaatcttttagtGCGCGATGTGTTTATACATATTTtaagttaaatattttttttttcaaaataaaaaaaattaaaatatgtttctttgtaatatttttatgttatggcaatattattactcaaaaataaaacgtacatataaagataaaaaaatatcgCAGATACAAATTTAGTAGAATAAGCTTTTATTATAAATGGGtttctataatattttgtatgtAATGGGTAATACGATCATTTAAAACTTGCAAAAGTATATATAAAAGttgaaaaaatgttttataaaGTTATAATAATTATAGATGAAatacaaatttaataaaaacatgtttttttttaacaaaaaaaatgaattttttttgatttgagaagaaaattatttatttgtttatcaAAAAATCTTACCGTGACAATAAATTATTTACTCTGAGCTGATTTACTCaaataatataacaatataAATTTTGTCTGCCTACCAAGGGGAATGGGTTGCACCCTCCGTGACCCCCATCCCTCCCCTCCACCTGTTTTTGTTCATTGTTAGAGCCATCGGCCCACCTCCTCAACCCCCTCCGCCCCCACCTTGTATAAAAATTCTTGCCCCCAGGGCACAGCTGGACTGACAAAGATCTTGGTGAAAAAAGAAGGTAACGAGTGTTCGAATCCCGTAAAGATGTATTCGGTCTTGTTTATCGCGCCCAAATCGCGAGCCTTCCTCTCCCTGGGTACTTACCTGGCCAGGCATATCCCTGATTTACCCTTCCTTCACACACCGGGGCGTGGGGCAGCTCTGTGTGGGACCGTTAGGTGTGCAAATCACATTTTTTTTCTATAAAAATTCTTTTATTGAACTGAATTATggcaaatataaaaatatataaaaaaaaaaactcggtTCAAACACTTAAATCATGCTAGTCTTATAGAAATTGGTCAAATCTTAGCCATAGGATTGAATTTCCCCTACCATGATCCCAAATTTAAACTCTCGGATTaagctattttattttatttatttttaaaaaaaaatcataattcctTTCTCTAGCACATAGATCCCTATGAAATTTGATTTTGTTACCAATATATATAACTGAATAGGTAAGTTTAAAGGTCGCAAAAAATTTCAGACTAATTAATGTTAAAGAGGACTTTTTAACGTATACAATTGTTCAACATGTGAAAGTCTTCATGTCGATTAATCAAGTAATTAAGaggcttttttaaaaaaatattatatttttaaaacttatgtattaaaatattgcagAATTGGAAAGTTTGTAAAAATGTAACAATCCGGAAGTTGAAACTGcggatttaaaatttaaaaaaaaaataatttgtgaAATATTTCGGCACAAATTCGACATTCTTCTACCCAATTATATGCTTTTTTAGTTCcgtttttttttgttaattataatttttagaaATCTTGACTCTCGTCCCTTTATAAATTGCGTCGATCGTATAATTATTAGAATTTCTAATTTGATTTGAGGAATTCTGCTAGAATAACAGAATTTTATAGATTTGCGTCGAGTCTCAGTAATTCAGAAGTTGATTTGGGAGAATTGTGCTGAGTATCAGAATTTGGGACAATTGCGTCGAGTCTCCGTcgaatctattttttttttgctttttatatttgatatttttttgtatAATATTTCTGATAATGTTCGTAATTTATTGCAGATAATAAACATCGTTCGCTGATTTATTTACAAATTACGTACAACCACATTTGAAAaggtaatttaaataatttcttagattttaattatattatttatgttttgttactgtattaaaaaaattttcggTTGCATTGTAATATAATGTATAATTTTGTTAtaagttatatttttattattattattatattatacaattaatattataattattccaATAATACAAAacgtatatatttattataataacatTAAATTTAGTGATTattatacaattaatattataattatttcaataataaaattacTATTATAAGTATGACGTGATTTGTTCATTAATattatacaattaatattaCAATTATACCAATATAATAACTATATAGTTATTATTATAcagttaatattataattattctaataatacaaataatattataattattgaaattaaattaagtaccttattattattaattaaaactaCTATAATGCATTCATAATATGCAAAAATTCTAAATTATAGTATTATAATTCTGTTAagacaattaaaattaaaactatTGTTATCACTTAAAACTGCTATAATTAACGAAAaactataaatataataaacaaaaCAATATCATTACCTCTTAATATtctgaaaaaaatttgaatacttACGTTAATGAAGCTCGGTGATGAAAGAAAAATGCAGGGGAAAGGAAAAAGTGCGCTCCACAATCGGTGATATGATCCGTCAAAAAGAAGAGAGACGCCTCGGTGATTGGAAAATGAGGAGGTGCGCACCTCATTTAAAGAAGGAAAGTCACGGGAGGGAAAAGTCACGGGTTGGAGTGGTCATGGACAATGAATCTGTGACCTCCTGCCACGATTCTGAATCCTGTCTTGAATCCGtgactttttttttattattttaaaaaattaaatatgaatccGTGACAGTGTTTTGCGGATTGTACtagtttcataaaaatttttacTTTGCAACATTtttataatgattttattaatttataatattttttaaaaaaacccgtAATTAAGATGATGACGAAAATTATTTCATTCTGCCAcagaaaagaaaatcataactaaTGGAGTCTTGTAAATCATAGGATCTAGCTGCTGAATTCTTTGGAGTTCAGTGTAGAATAACAATCATTTAGCGAGACACCCGTCGTTCGAAGAAGAGACGATGTAGAAGGATTATATCACACTcgaatattaataaattttgtgTCGTTTATATTACatttaatttcattattttgGCTTAGGATAGACAAAGTCAGTTGGTCTACGGGACTCCTATTTTTACAATTACgaaaaatgaataaatttaaatatttacatCCAAAGAAACAATTATTTTGGACACACTAGATTTGATAATGACGCCTTTTGCCATACAAAAACACGTTGCTTAGCGGGGCATGACTTTCATAAAAGGTTGACATATTCACGTTATAGACATATATACACATGAAAACCTACTTTTCTTTGAATAGGGAAACAAAAACAAGTGGAGGGTGGGTTAGAAATCGGTCCGGATCAAATCAGTTTTGGATGAGACAAGTCTAATTTTaggtttaaaaattaaaatgaaattataaaatcataataaacACCGTTTTACGATACATGAGCTGTTTTATTTTCAAGTATATgcgtttatatatataaaaaattgatcagaacaaataaaatattatttttgaatttattatggAGGGATTGGTTGGACAGgttacttgaatttttttttaaaaaaatacaaaatacatTGCGGTTTTTATTAGATTTGTTTAAATTGGATTTGAAAGGACGTTGTTGATCATAAAAGTACAGGAAATATACATATTATGTATATCAGAAGTTAGTGTTGTGCTCTGTTGTTGTCAATACGAGCGCACAACATATAGCGGAAATTAATTATTGACACACAAGCATAACATGAATAAAAAGAAACAAGATTTAAATTATCTACAAGTATTTGTACAACGCCTTATGACAacaattcactagaaaaatatgtaaatcgtttacacaaAACAATAATAGTGAAAATAACAAAACCAAATTCTTTCAAACTCTAAGGAATTAAAATGCATCAAAAACTCAAAGTAAATACTAGATGCATGAAACAAAAGATCGTATTGCTTAAAACCACACGAAACCATTCTTCACCCAACACTTCATGCAGTATGGTTCTTGAGTGTCGTCAACACCAATCAGCTACACGGTGATTATGTGAATCAAACACACAGACTCTTCACACGAAAATCTTCAGTACTGAACTTGTGCATGTTCAAAAAAACTCCAACATCTGTGCAAAGTGATCAACAGATCACACGAAAAACTTCAGCAGCTGCACAAAATGATCACCCGATCACACAAAAACTTCTCATCAAAATAGGCTTGGCTTTCGTATTTTTTTTCCGTGCAAGAACTCCTCTGGCGACCTTCCCAAAAACCCTCAGGAAAAGACTCACACCGAAAGAACTTATACGACTATAAGACACTCCATATTTATACCCAATGCATGACCTAAAATCAATTCCATAAGAGAGTCATACAAAATAAGGAAATAAGATTTTCATTAGAtataaaactcttttaaataaagataaaaagtatattaaaaacaaatcctataatatctagagataaatcaattaagatCTTATCATctagaaataaataaaataagattttataatttagaaagacaaaatcttaaattgatatttagcaaattaataaagaataaaatattctttTCAGGATCAAATTTCAATAATTCAAACTATATATTATGATTTTCGGGTATGAATTGATCCTCTCACTCTCTTACTAGAAGCCTTTACAAGTAAAGGTAGCCGGACATTACAAAATATTTCAATCCGTAGGTCATCCTTGTCTATGAATCATTATCTTCTTGAAAAAATCCctcgtttttcttttatttttcccaaattttgttttgttttgtttgattTGTGTCAAAGTTATCCATATCTTCCAAGTCCCAACAATTTGTTTATGATCTAAAGTCAAGAATTCCAATTGTTTATTTTAGTGGATTCACACCAAAACTTGATGTTACATTATGGACATGTAATTACGTGGAAGAGAGGAATTTGAGAGTCTAGCATTTCGCATCTCTTCTTGGATTTTATAAGTGTTTTTTTCCCACTTTAAATCAAAATTCTAAACCAttatataaatttcaaatttttttccttaaataCTATATTAGCAATCGAAATATAgaaaaaataaagtaaaaaataggaagtataaatttaaaaattacaaCGTTATTGTTCTTAAATAGCACACAAAAGTGATAATACATAttaagcaaaaatttgtgtgacacggtctcacgggtcatattttgtgagacagatatcttatttaggtcatccatgaaaaaaatattacttttgatgctaaaagtattactttttattgtgaatataagTGGGgtttgatccgtctcacagatagagattcgtgaaaccgtctcacaaaaaacctactctaAATATTATATGATAAAATCCCTTTGTGTGTGTTCAGTTTTAGTTATGGAATTAAACcttatatttaaaaatccatatttacaATTTTCTGCTTATAATGGGAGCCTCCTAATTTTGCTTCTTTTTTAAACGCAAAAATTTTTGCTGTTTTTGGAGTAAACTAATCAACTTTTTCTTCCACGGAAAGGCGTCGTCAAGCATAGCATATCGAGCCATACTTTGAGCTTGTATTTAGATGAGTCCCACAAATTCCAATTAGATTATTTCACAAGTCAATTTCGAGACGGGTTTTCCAGGCCAATCcgatctatgaaaaatattattatttttattccaaaaatattacttttaattgtAAATATAGATCTGATCATCACATCTCACAATATAGATTCGTTAGATTATATCAAAAGATACTTACTTTAGAAAAATGTATTTGAAatgatttaatttcaaatatattggaTCTATTTGAagtaaattttgaataaaaaatttgaaactaCTTGTTTCTTcaagtaaatttttttacttCGATTTAAAATTTACACCACAACCTAGTCAATTCAAATCCTTTTATTTGTATCTTACTATAAATTCAAATCCCTGGATAGAATGCGCGAAATTACGAGAACATTTGAAATTCTTCtagaaattaattaaatatattatatgacATGCTTGTTGTTATTATAGGTTATGCAATGACAAATATaggagtaggtttcttgtgagacggtctcacatatctttatctgtgagatggtctaagaaatctttatctgtaagacgggtcaaccttaccgatattcacaataaaagtaatactattagcataaaaagtaatacacttagcataaaaaagtaatactttttcattgatgacccaaataagagattcgccTCACAACATACGACCCGTgggaccgtctcacataagatTTTGTTCAAACATGGATGTCGTTTGATCTCGACTAAATTTAATTTGGGCTCCCACAACGATTTGAGCCTCCAATTTAAGTTGCCTGGTGGAGGATGATTCGGGCCCAAATATTTGAATTAGAATGGATAATGAACTTAGAAAAATCAGCCCATTTCCATTTGGAATATAATTTTATGACGAGATTCGCTTttcatatgatatgatataaaatattaaattttatcttgtACGACGTGTAAACTTTTAAGATGTAGTTGGACTAGTCTTCTTCTTTTGTGTTATAATCttctttaattttattaaatcgtttctttaaaaaatgacaaagttcgaaaaaatgtatttttttaaaaaaaaaaatccattttCCTATCTTTCAATCTAATTCTTGatcaggtctcttgtgagatgatctcacgaatctttatctgtgagacaggtcaaccctatcgatcttcacaataaaaaaataatactcttagcataaaaagtaatattttttaatagatgattcaaataagatttctgtctcacaaaatacgacccgtgagaccgtcacaCTCAAGTTTTTGCCCTAATTCTTTCttgaataggtctcttgtgagacggtctcacgaatctttatttgtgagacgggtcaacccaaCCAATATTCATTataaaaagtaacactcttagtatacaaagtaatattttttcatagatgacacaaataagatatatgtctcacaaaatacgaccatgagaccgttttacacaagtttttatcttcATTCTTTCAAACAAGCATGAATTTCCCGTAAAAAAAGAAAAGGTGATATCATATGATATTTTAACATAATACAATATGTTGTGATTCAATTACACGATACAAAATTATTATCAGAAATTTCTTTCTTATTCttcttcaaataaaaaaaattaaatattctcTTTAATCCCCAACAGAGAAATTTACCAAACACAAACATCTGAAAACAACACCCAACCTATCCAACTATATGTACACATAAGGAAATATTTATTTCCGAGAAAATACGATACAGATTTGCACAAGCCCAaaggtaaataaaaaaaaaacaagtataGCAAAAACAAACTAAACATAAACTAAACATACATAATATATCATGATTGGGTTGATTGActgaattattttattttattttatcatcgGCTCATTCCACTTTCAACCACCGGAGCCATGGCTACCTCACGGTTGTGTTTCTCCGCGTTTCCATGCCATCCTGTGcaaaatcaatttatttatatacacatcaactttcaaatatatatatatatatatatatatatggagtgaatatataaaataaaagagTTAATTACCAACGGACATATTGTATCCACGAGACTTGAGCTCGCGATATTCTTGGCACAGAGCACAAGATTCACAGAAGAAGTGAACCAAACAATCCCCACATGGAGATTCATGCAACGAGTAATTTTCCCTCATTTTTGATCTGTATAAACAAGAATAACAGCAAGGGCATGCCGTCACACACGCTATCACTGCGTACAAGGCTCCATTCTGTGCACACGCTGCGCcaaaataaatttacatttattaaatttaattccTTTATTTTTTGCCCAACGGTGGCTCATGATTTTTTTTCAGTATGTACCATATAAAAAAAGTTGCGAGACTAGACTTACAACTTGATCCTTGGTCAACAATCTCAGCAATTTGCCCGAAAGTAATACACGGGCACCAGCACGTAACGCAACCTGATATTAATCATGAAAGTAAATGAAAACCC
This window of the Primulina tabacum isolate GXHZ01 chromosome 4, ASM2559414v2, whole genome shotgun sequence genome carries:
- the LOC142541728 gene encoding protein PLANT CADMIUM RESISTANCE 2-like, coding for MFSSNSNEYQKFSDKTADAASKGSPVNSDTTSQPQPRIPPKPRVPWSTGLFDCFSDVENCCVTCWCPCITFGQIAEIVDQGSSSCAQNGALYAVIACVTACPCCYSCLYRSKMRENYSLHESPCGDCLVHFFCESCALCQEYRELKSRGYNMSVGWHGNAEKHNREVAMAPVVESGMSR